The nucleotide window TTTACCCTCAAGATTGATTATTTTTATATCGGTACCTTTTTTCTTAAGTATTAAATCTGCGATGAAGTAAACTAACTCTTTAGATTCCATTAATTAATTTTAGTTTTATCAGTGAACGGTTTTAACTCAGTATAATCTTTTCCGATAATAACTGTTGCGTCAATATATTTTGTTTTATCGAGTTGCTGTACGACATTTCTTTGGCTAACGCCAATAGCATCTGCAACCCTTTTGGCTTTTCTAATATCACCAATAACATCCAGCACCATTGTTTTTTCTACCTCAGCTTTGTAGTTACCCATATCGACAATGTCGAAACCTTTTGTTTTGAGATAATCCCGGAATCTTGCAGCAATCCTGTTCTCTCCGGTTGCGTTAAGAATATTAATTTGAATAGAAAGGTTAGGCTGATTCGTTATTTGTTTTTTAGCAGTATCTGAAATATTATCATCACTTGAACCCGATGTATTCATAATCATAGAATAAGCAAGATATATACACAACGCCGTGATGAGTATAATAGAAATATTTAAAGTGTAATTAAATAAATTTTTCTTATAGTCAGAATTCATGTTTATGGAATTATCGCAACAAATATTGCTTTATCTGTACATTCTATCATAGTAATATGAATTGTAAGGATTAAAAGGATCATAGAAATTTGTCTCATCAAGATGCCTGTATTCAAGTTTAATGAAAGAATTATCTGATACTTTATAGTCGACTGATAACCTCGAAAGAGAAATTCCGTTCAGGTTATCCTGTAAACCTTTTGAGTAAGCTGAACCGAATGATGAGCTGACATAAGGAGCATACTGAAGTTTTACGTCTGCAGCAATATTTATCCTGTCTGAGACTTTATAATTCATTGAATTAAGGTATGAGGTAACCGACATATTTCCGTACTTTGAGCTTAACATTGAGACCTGAAAGCTGTGTCTCATAGAAAAATTCTTTGGATTAAATATTCCGAGTATTAGATTATTTGTAGTTCTGTTAATTTTATTCCCATCTTCGGGTTTTTTGAACTGAGAAATAGCTGCCGAATTAATTAAAAAGACTAACGTTATTAATAATACAAATTTTTTCATGGTCATAATTGTGCTTAATATATAAAATATCAAATTTAACATAAAACAGCAAGGAAAGATTTAATATTTGATTTTTTTAACGAATATTTGGTACTTAGTAAACATAAAATTTAGTGTTGCATTTTTAATAAATTTCAGTTAAGATTAGTCAGATAATCGCGAAATCGATTTGTTTAGTTTAGTCAAAAGCTATATCATACTTAAATAAATTTTTTAAAAACTAAAATTTAGGAGAAAAAACCTTGAAAAAAATTTATTCTTTGATATTAGTGGCATTATTACTAATGTCAGCTTATAGCGTTATCGGTCAAGATAGAAAAATAGCACCAATGAACGATGTCAATCCCATTAGTGTTAATTTAGCACCGATTGCAGGACAGAATGATTATCCTAATGCCATTTATGACCTCTTAATGAATTATAACCTGGATTCATTAGTAGGTACAGTTTATGGATATGGGGTATGCTGGACAGGTACAGCATTTGTAACGTCCAGATTTAGCGCAAACATGTTTAACAGAATGACTGCAGATTGGAATAAGATTGATTCATTTGCAGCTTCCGGTGCGGGTACAGGATATTTCAGAGACCTCGCATACGCAAACGGTTTAATATGGGGTTCTCCGTTATCAAATACGATTTACGGTATTAATCCTACCACCGGTGTTATGGTTAAAACGATTACAACCGGAGGAGCATCAATTAGAGCAATTACATATGATCCTGTTAGAAAAGGTTTCTGGTGCGGAACAAACAATTTTACCGGTCCATTAGTATGTTATGATACTAACGGTGTCGCCATAGCAGGCGCGTCAATAACGATGCCGGCATCAGGATGTTATGGTGTTGCTTATGATGACGACCCGGCGGGTCCATTCATTTGGTTATCAACAGATCAATCACCTGCCTCAGCAACAGGAATAGCTATCGTAAAATATAATGCAACAACATTAGCACAAATCGGAACTCCTATTAACATCACGATCCCTCTAACTGTTCCGGGTTCAGGCTCAACTTCACTTG belongs to Ignavibacteria bacterium and includes:
- a CDS encoding LytR C-terminal domain-containing protein, encoding MNSDYKKNLFNYTLNISIILITALCIYLAYSMIMNTSGSSDDNISDTAKKQITNQPNLSIQINILNATGENRIAARFRDYLKTKGFDIVDMGNYKAEVEKTMVLDVIGDIRKAKRVADAIGVSQRNVVQQLDKTKYIDATVIIGKDYTELKPFTDKTKIN